The following proteins come from a genomic window of Maribacter sp. HTCC2170:
- a CDS encoding carbon-nitrogen hydrolase family protein → MENLLKVALAQIAPVWLNKSATIEKIESAIKEAASENADLIVFGEALLPGYPFWLALTNGAEWDSKVNKELHAHYVRNSIQVEAGELNSICKLAREYKIAIYLGIIERAKDRGGHSIYCSLVYIDETGKIQSVHRKLQPTYDERLTWAPGDGNGLQVHALKQFTIGGLNCWENWMPLPRTALYGLGENLHIAVWPGSEHNTKDITRFIARESRSFVISVSSLMKKEDFPLNTPHLKSILKKAPEVLANGGSCIAGPDGEWLLEPVLDEEGLIYHILDFNRVYEERQNFDPVGHYSRPDVTKLTVNRERQSIVNFKD, encoded by the coding sequence ATGGAAAATCTATTAAAAGTGGCACTGGCCCAAATTGCCCCAGTTTGGTTGAATAAATCGGCAACGATTGAAAAAATAGAATCGGCTATCAAAGAAGCGGCAAGTGAGAATGCAGATTTAATCGTTTTTGGCGAAGCACTACTACCGGGTTATCCTTTTTGGCTGGCTTTGACCAACGGTGCCGAGTGGGATTCCAAGGTCAATAAAGAGCTGCATGCTCATTACGTTCGAAATTCCATTCAAGTTGAAGCAGGGGAATTAAATTCAATTTGTAAATTGGCAAGGGAGTATAAAATCGCCATTTATTTAGGTATAATTGAGCGAGCCAAAGATCGTGGTGGCCATAGCATTTACTGTTCCTTAGTTTATATTGATGAAACTGGCAAAATTCAATCCGTACATCGAAAATTACAACCAACTTATGATGAACGTTTAACTTGGGCTCCTGGTGATGGCAACGGTCTACAAGTGCACGCCTTAAAACAATTTACCATTGGCGGACTCAATTGTTGGGAAAATTGGATGCCTCTTCCAAGAACGGCCTTATATGGCTTAGGAGAGAATCTGCACATTGCAGTATGGCCGGGAAGTGAGCATAATACCAAGGATATTACTCGGTTTATTGCTAGAGAATCTCGAAGCTTTGTAATATCGGTTTCTTCTTTGATGAAAAAAGAAGATTTTCCATTGAATACACCCCATTTAAAAAGTATTCTAAAAAAAGCACCCGAGGTATTGGCGAATGGAGGTTCCTGTATTGCTGGTCCAGACGGAGAATGGTTGTTAGAACCAGTTCTTGATGAAGAAGGTTTGATATACCATATATTGGATTTTAATCGTGTGTACGAGGAGCGTCAGAATTTTGACCCTGTTGGCCATTATTCAAGGCCCGATGTTACCAAACTTACCGTAAATAGAGAGCGACAATCCATTGTAAACTTTAAAGATTGA
- a CDS encoding pseudouridine synthase: MGRSDSNKDRKGNSRGKYKKQDFKKGKAPFKKRTEPQKPSNPDLIRLNKYVANSGVCSRRDADIYISAGNVTVNGKPITEMGYKVRKTDEVKFDGRLLNPEKKEYVLLNKPKDFSTTIRDERGKRNVNGLISSASNSKLLPVDKMDKNATGLLLFTNDGDLTRRLKSPKNGLRKIYHVVLNRDLRSADLKKIQEGVVLDEKPVRVQEVSFIDNAPKREVGIEIYSSKNKVVERIFEELEYEVAKIDRVSYAGLTKKDLPRGHWRFLTEQEVINLGMIR; the protein is encoded by the coding sequence ATGGGGAGGTCAGATTCTAACAAGGACAGAAAAGGAAATTCTAGAGGAAAATATAAAAAACAGGATTTTAAAAAAGGTAAAGCCCCTTTTAAAAAGAGAACTGAACCTCAAAAACCTTCAAATCCGGATTTGATTCGTTTGAACAAGTATGTGGCCAATTCTGGAGTCTGTTCACGTAGAGATGCCGATATTTATATTTCCGCAGGAAATGTTACCGTGAATGGCAAGCCTATTACTGAAATGGGTTATAAGGTCAGGAAGACAGATGAGGTAAAATTTGATGGCAGGTTGCTGAACCCTGAAAAGAAAGAATATGTACTTCTAAATAAACCAAAGGATTTTTCCACTACAATTCGGGATGAACGTGGAAAACGCAATGTTAATGGTTTAATATCCAGTGCATCCAATTCAAAACTATTGCCAGTTGATAAAATGGATAAGAATGCCACTGGCCTTCTTCTATTTACCAATGATGGTGATTTAACCAGAAGACTGAAAAGTCCAAAGAACGGACTTCGTAAAATCTACCATGTAGTTTTAAACCGGGATTTGCGCAGTGCTGATCTAAAGAAAATTCAAGAAGGGGTTGTGTTAGATGAAAAGCCGGTACGCGTACAGGAAGTAAGTTTTATAGACAATGCTCCAAAACGAGAGGTCGGAATAGAAATTTACAGTTCAAAAAATAAGGTTGTCGAGCGTATTTTTGAAGAACTGGAGTATGAAGTTGCCAAAATAGATAGAGTTTCTTACGCCGGACTTACCAAGAAAGATCTTCCTCGTGGTCATTGGCGTTTTTTGACTGAACAAGAGGTTATTAATTTGGGTATGATCCGTTAA
- a CDS encoding M1 family metallopeptidase codes for MKNQLFGNKLCHIIFLFISIGYAQDQYQKQESVDIKGYIFNLTLNDESNEIKGETIINVDFKSSTQKFVLDLIGKSGDFGMSVSQVYEGDSITNYTHLNNKIVIPLSNNDTSSRTFKVVYKGVPRKGLVIDTTKFGRRSFFGDNWPNLARHWLPSIDHPYDKASIEFRVTAPEDYDVVATGKKIEESNLGNGIKITTYKENTPVAMKVVTIGVTKFASKLLDVVHDIPVTAWVYPENRLDGFSDYNVASKVLNYFIENIGPYPFAKLANMQAKTQWGGLENAGTIAYFEDSVTGKNTVEGLIAHEIAHQWFGNSATENNWNHVWLSEGFATYFSILYLEHIYGNEKRKDELALDRKQVIDYYKQNPSPIVDLTIEDPMKVLSPNSYQKGGWVLNMLRHELGDAVFWKGIRNYYKTYRDSNVMTKDFRQVMEEVSGKNLGQFFNQWLFTKGHPEIKWNWEYRKGDVIINLNQIQNHHVFQFPLEIGLLQDDELIVKKVNVESANEIFKFKTVEKPSSVLLDPNYWLLFEH; via the coding sequence ATGAAGAATCAATTATTTGGAAATAAGTTATGTCATATCATATTTCTTTTTATTTCAATTGGATACGCCCAAGACCAATATCAAAAACAAGAATCTGTTGATATAAAAGGGTACATATTCAACCTCACCTTAAACGACGAGAGCAATGAAATAAAAGGTGAAACCATCATCAATGTTGATTTCAAATCCTCGACACAAAAATTTGTATTGGACCTAATCGGCAAATCAGGTGATTTTGGGATGTCTGTTTCCCAAGTTTATGAAGGGGATAGTATTACGAATTACACGCATTTAAATAACAAAATAGTTATCCCTCTATCGAACAATGACACATCATCCAGGACATTTAAAGTGGTTTACAAAGGTGTTCCCCGTAAAGGACTGGTAATAGATACCACAAAATTTGGCCGTCGTTCTTTTTTCGGGGATAATTGGCCCAACTTGGCTAGGCATTGGTTGCCTTCAATAGACCACCCATACGATAAAGCATCAATAGAATTTAGGGTTACAGCGCCGGAAGACTACGATGTTGTTGCCACCGGCAAGAAAATTGAGGAAAGTAATCTAGGAAATGGCATTAAGATAACCACTTACAAGGAAAATACTCCTGTTGCCATGAAAGTGGTAACTATTGGAGTTACAAAATTTGCCAGTAAATTATTGGATGTAGTACATGATATTCCCGTTACCGCTTGGGTATATCCCGAAAATAGATTGGATGGTTTTTCCGATTATAACGTGGCTTCAAAAGTCCTTAATTATTTCATTGAAAATATTGGTCCATACCCTTTTGCCAAATTGGCAAATATGCAGGCTAAAACACAGTGGGGCGGTCTCGAAAACGCTGGCACCATCGCGTATTTTGAAGATTCGGTCACGGGTAAGAATACGGTCGAAGGGTTAATTGCCCATGAGATTGCCCATCAATGGTTTGGTAATTCGGCCACCGAGAACAATTGGAACCATGTATGGCTCAGTGAAGGCTTTGCCACTTATTTTTCAATCTTATACTTAGAGCATATATATGGCAATGAGAAACGCAAGGACGAGTTAGCATTAGATAGAAAACAAGTCATTGACTATTACAAACAAAATCCATCACCAATCGTTGATTTAACCATCGAAGACCCCATGAAGGTTTTGAGCCCAAACAGCTATCAAAAAGGAGGTTGGGTTTTGAATATGCTTCGTCATGAATTGGGTGATGCTGTTTTTTGGAAAGGGATAAGAAACTACTATAAAACCTATCGGGATTCAAATGTCATGACCAAAGATTTTCGTCAGGTTATGGAGGAAGTATCAGGGAAAAACTTAGGTCAATTCTTTAACCAATGGCTATTTACCAAAGGGCATCCAGAAATAAAATGGAATTGGGAATATCGGAAAGGGGATGTAATCATCAATCTAAATCAAATCCAAAACCATCATGTTTTTCAATTTCCTTTGGAAATTGGTTTGCTTCAGGACGATGAGTTGATAGTAAAAAAAGTCAATGTAGAATCCGCAAATGAAATTTTTAAATTTAAAACTGTGGAGAAACCCTCATCTGTTCTTTTAGACCCCAACTATTGGTTATTATTTGAGCATTAA
- the argH gene encoding argininosuccinate lyase, protein MKLWDKGFSTDKKIDHFTVGNDRELDLLLAKYDVIASKAHAKMLGKIGLLTSEETEALVNELNNITKTIEEGSFTIEDSFEDMHSKIEFILTEKLGDTGKKIHTARSRNDQVLVAVHLYLKNELTEIKSETIELFNLLMDLADKNKDILLPGYTHLQIAMPSSFGLWFSAYAESLIDDLYFIDAAYKVADQNPLGSAAGYGSSFNIDRTFTTKEMGFETMKYNVVAAQMGRGKVEKATAFGMSSIASTLSKMAMDICLYMSQNFDFISFPDELTTGSSIMPHKKNPDVFELVRAKCNKLQAVPSQLTLIINNLPSGYHRDLQLVKEIIVPAIQDLKACIEILTFSLKEAKVNTNILEDPKYDYLFSVDTLNELVQNGMPFRDAYKKMGMEINEGTFTPKRDINHTHEGSLGNLCLDEIRRKMKG, encoded by the coding sequence ATGAAACTCTGGGATAAAGGATTCAGTACAGATAAAAAAATAGACCATTTCACGGTAGGTAACGACCGCGAGTTAGATTTATTATTAGCGAAATATGATGTCATCGCCTCAAAGGCACATGCCAAAATGTTGGGGAAGATTGGATTGCTCACTTCTGAAGAAACTGAAGCATTGGTCAATGAATTGAACAACATTACCAAAACAATCGAAGAAGGTTCATTTACCATCGAGGATTCCTTTGAAGACATGCATTCAAAAATTGAGTTTATCCTGACTGAAAAATTGGGAGACACTGGAAAAAAAATACATACCGCTCGATCAAGAAATGACCAAGTTTTAGTAGCGGTGCATTTGTATTTAAAAAATGAACTGACCGAAATAAAAAGTGAGACGATTGAACTATTCAATCTTTTGATGGATTTAGCAGACAAGAACAAAGATATTTTATTACCAGGCTACACCCATTTACAAATTGCCATGCCGTCCTCTTTCGGACTTTGGTTTTCAGCCTATGCCGAAAGTTTGATAGACGACCTTTATTTTATTGATGCAGCCTATAAAGTAGCCGACCAAAACCCACTGGGCAGTGCTGCCGGTTATGGAAGTTCTTTTAATATAGATAGGACATTCACAACAAAAGAAATGGGCTTTGAAACCATGAAATATAATGTAGTAGCTGCTCAAATGGGCCGTGGTAAAGTGGAAAAAGCAACTGCATTCGGAATGAGCAGTATTGCATCAACACTGTCTAAAATGGCCATGGATATTTGTTTGTACATGAGCCAGAACTTTGATTTTATTTCCTTCCCAGATGAATTGACCACTGGCAGCAGTATAATGCCACACAAGAAGAATCCCGATGTTTTTGAACTGGTTCGAGCAAAGTGCAATAAACTGCAGGCGGTTCCCAGTCAACTCACTTTGATTATCAATAATCTTCCGAGCGGCTATCACAGAGATTTGCAATTGGTAAAAGAGATAATTGTTCCCGCGATTCAAGATTTAAAGGCATGTATTGAAATTTTGACATTTAGCTTAAAAGAAGCTAAAGTGAATACGAATATTTTAGAAGATCCTAAATACGATTACCTCTTTAGTGTGGATACTTTGAATGAACTCGTACAAAACGGAATGCCTTTTCGTGATGCCTATAAAAAAATGGGGATGGAAATCAACGAAGGTACATTTACCCCAAAAAGGGATATCAACCATACGCATGAAGGTAGTTTGGGCAATTTGTGTTTGGATGAGATTCGGAGGAAGATGAAAGGTTAA
- a CDS encoding M20 family metallo-hydrolase has translation MSIAALTEKAINLLKELISIQSFSGEENHTAEVIENWFNAFDIPFERINNNVFAKNKHWDDSKPTLLLNSHHDTVKPNKAYSRDPFDPQIEDRKLFGLGSNDAGGALVSLLATFTHFYSSDNLNHNILMVASAEEENAGPKSLRALLPSLPKIDVAIVGEPTLMQLAIAEKGLVVFDAVVKGTPSHAAHPNDDNSIYKTIKVLDWFKNFKFDKTSESLGKVKLTVTQINAGTQHNVVPAHTDLVIDVRVNDCYTNKEVAEMLKKDAPCELQERSLRLNSSSITKNHELVKSGIDLGRKTYGSPTLSDQAALTCQSMKLGPGDSTRSHSADEYIYVHEIEEGIDLYIQLLNGFLKK, from the coding sequence ATGAGCATAGCAGCACTTACCGAAAAAGCAATAAATTTATTAAAAGAGTTGATATCCATTCAATCTTTTTCAGGAGAGGAAAATCATACCGCAGAAGTCATCGAAAATTGGTTCAATGCGTTTGATATTCCCTTTGAAAGAATAAACAACAACGTATTCGCCAAGAATAAGCATTGGGATGATAGTAAACCTACGCTGCTTTTAAACTCTCATCATGATACGGTGAAACCAAACAAAGCTTATTCCAGAGACCCTTTTGACCCACAAATTGAAGACCGGAAACTCTTTGGTCTAGGCAGTAATGATGCGGGTGGTGCTTTAGTGTCTTTATTAGCAACTTTTACCCATTTCTATTCCTCAGATAACCTCAACCATAATATTTTGATGGTAGCTTCTGCCGAAGAGGAAAATGCAGGGCCTAAAAGTCTTAGAGCCCTCCTACCTTCACTCCCAAAAATTGATGTTGCTATTGTAGGTGAACCTACATTAATGCAATTGGCTATTGCAGAAAAAGGACTTGTGGTTTTTGATGCCGTGGTTAAAGGCACACCTTCCCATGCTGCACATCCAAATGACGATAATTCAATCTATAAAACGATTAAGGTATTGGATTGGTTCAAGAATTTCAAATTTGACAAAACATCTGAATCTTTGGGCAAGGTGAAATTAACTGTTACCCAAATCAATGCTGGTACGCAACACAATGTAGTTCCTGCCCATACCGATTTGGTGATCGACGTGCGAGTAAACGATTGCTATACTAATAAAGAAGTGGCTGAAATGTTGAAAAAAGACGCACCTTGTGAACTTCAGGAACGCTCACTTCGATTGAATTCTTCTTCGATAACCAAGAATCACGAATTGGTTAAATCGGGAATCGATCTAGGTCGTAAAACCTATGGCTCACCAACCCTATCTGACCAAGCAGCGCTGACTTGTCAATCTATGAAATTGGGGCCTGGTGACAGTACTCGTTCGCATTCTGCAGATGAATATATTTATGTGCATGAAATTGAAGAAGGAATTGATTTGTATATTCAATTATTAAACGGGTTTTTAAAAAAATAA
- the argB gene encoding acetylglutamate kinase: MKQKLSIIKIGGNVIENQTELGKFLTNFSKLSGAKILVHGGGKLATQLASKLGIESKMVNGRRVTDAESLKVITMVYGGLTNKNIVAKLQALGTNAIGLSGADGDAIQAHKRPLKEIDYGFVGDVDGINDKTISTLLHADLVPVFCAMTHDGNGQLLNTNADTIASEIAIGMSSQFETTLYYCFEKKGVLRDITNEDSVVKHINSKIYKELLDSKIIADGMLPKLENCFHALDKNVDQVCIGDVSMIDSETLLYTTITK; the protein is encoded by the coding sequence ATGAAACAAAAATTATCCATCATAAAAATTGGCGGCAATGTGATTGAGAATCAAACAGAGTTAGGCAAATTCCTAACCAATTTTTCAAAACTTTCTGGTGCCAAAATATTGGTGCACGGCGGCGGTAAGTTGGCCACGCAATTGGCGTCCAAACTTGGTATCGAATCTAAAATGGTAAATGGAAGAAGAGTTACTGATGCGGAAAGTTTAAAGGTTATTACAATGGTTTATGGCGGACTCACCAACAAAAACATTGTGGCAAAACTACAAGCCTTGGGCACAAATGCAATTGGTTTAAGTGGTGCCGATGGCGATGCCATTCAAGCTCATAAAAGACCGCTAAAAGAAATTGACTATGGTTTTGTGGGTGATGTAGATGGTATAAACGATAAAACGATTAGTACATTGCTCCATGCTGATTTGGTCCCCGTATTTTGTGCAATGACCCACGATGGAAATGGGCAATTACTGAATACCAATGCAGACACAATAGCATCTGAAATCGCTATTGGAATGAGTTCGCAATTCGAGACCACTCTTTACTATTGTTTCGAAAAGAAAGGTGTTTTACGAGATATAACAAATGAAGACTCAGTCGTAAAACATATTAATTCAAAAATTTATAAGGAATTGTTGGATAGTAAGATCATTGCAGATGGTATGCTTCCCAAATTAGAGAATTGCTTTCATGCACTGGATAAGAATGTAGACCAAGTGTGTATCGGAGATGTTTCAATGATTGATTCTGAAACATTATTATATACCACAATAACAAAATAA
- a CDS encoding SDR family NAD(P)-dependent oxidoreductase has product MKLKNKVGIITGATSGMGKAIAQNFANEGAKLVLSGRNIESGNLLESQLNDSVFISGDISIPKTNELLVNKAIEKYGKLDFISLNAGILGVGNVVDLSIEEWNKTLETNLSSIFYLAKYALPFLAQSNSGNILINASIAAFKSFPNHPAYCASKAGSLALMKQMAVEYAPEVRVNAICPGPVDTPLLWDSAKAFENPDKAIENAKNMTLLKRLGTVEDIAKTALFLTSEDASWITGSAITIDGGIINI; this is encoded by the coding sequence ATGAAGCTGAAAAACAAAGTCGGGATAATCACAGGAGCCACCAGCGGGATGGGTAAAGCCATTGCTCAGAACTTTGCCAATGAAGGGGCCAAATTGGTGCTTTCAGGTAGAAATATCGAAAGCGGAAACCTGTTAGAAAGTCAGTTAAATGATTCCGTTTTTATATCGGGTGATATTAGCATTCCTAAAACAAACGAATTACTGGTCAACAAAGCCATTGAGAAGTATGGAAAACTTGATTTTATTTCATTGAATGCAGGAATCTTAGGGGTTGGCAATGTAGTTGATTTAAGTATTGAAGAATGGAACAAAACCTTAGAAACCAATCTTAGTTCAATTTTTTATCTAGCAAAATATGCCTTGCCATTTTTAGCGCAGTCGAATTCTGGGAATATTTTAATAAATGCCTCAATTGCCGCTTTCAAGAGTTTTCCCAACCATCCAGCTTATTGTGCTTCAAAAGCAGGGTCATTGGCGTTAATGAAACAAATGGCAGTTGAATATGCTCCTGAAGTTAGGGTAAATGCCATTTGTCCCGGTCCTGTAGACACTCCACTACTTTGGGATTCAGCAAAAGCTTTTGAAAATCCAGATAAGGCAATAGAAAATGCTAAAAACATGACCCTTCTTAAAAGGTTGGGAACGGTAGAAGATATAGCAAAAACTGCCCTTTTTCTAACTTCTGAGGATGCGTCTTGGATTACAGGAAGTGCAATTACCATCGATGGCGGAATAATAAACATTTAA
- a CDS encoding acetylornithine carbamoyltransferase, protein MKNYLSINDIDSLTTLMEEAKALKENPRAFSNLGTNKTIGLLFFNNSLRTRLSTQKAAMNLGLEVIVMNFGSEGWALEYGDGTIMNQGTSEHIKEAAQVISQYCDIIGIRAFAGLTDKEKDESEVVLNGFKKYASVPILNMESSVGHPLQALADAITIAENNTKKRPKVVLSWAPHPKALPHAVANSFVEMMKLQDAEFVITHPKGYELNPEITDGITIETDQEKALENADFISVKNWSSYAEYGQVLNQDPTWMMTKEKLGNAKFMHCLPVRRNVVVEDAVLDCDQSLTIEQANNRTFAAQIILKKIVENL, encoded by the coding sequence ATGAAAAATTACCTTTCCATAAACGATATTGATTCACTAACCACTTTGATGGAAGAGGCAAAGGCACTTAAAGAAAATCCAAGGGCATTTTCAAATTTAGGAACAAATAAGACGATAGGACTTTTGTTTTTTAATAATTCATTACGAACCCGTTTGAGTACTCAAAAAGCTGCAATGAATTTGGGGCTGGAGGTTATTGTTATGAATTTTGGTAGTGAAGGCTGGGCTTTAGAATATGGTGATGGTACTATTATGAACCAAGGAACCTCAGAACACATTAAGGAAGCAGCTCAGGTAATTTCCCAGTATTGCGATATTATCGGGATTAGAGCATTTGCAGGCTTAACTGATAAAGAAAAGGACGAGTCGGAAGTTGTGTTAAACGGATTTAAAAAATATGCTTCTGTACCAATCTTGAATATGGAAAGTTCAGTTGGGCATCCACTACAGGCTTTAGCTGATGCCATTACTATTGCAGAAAACAATACTAAAAAGAGACCAAAAGTAGTATTATCCTGGGCTCCTCATCCAAAAGCATTACCACACGCAGTTGCCAATTCCTTTGTGGAAATGATGAAATTACAGGATGCTGAATTTGTCATTACACATCCAAAAGGATATGAATTGAATCCTGAAATAACTGACGGAATCACTATCGAAACAGATCAAGAAAAAGCATTAGAAAATGCTGATTTTATATCGGTTAAAAATTGGAGTAGTTATGCTGAATACGGCCAGGTTTTGAATCAAGACCCTACTTGGATGATGACCAAGGAAAAGTTGGGGAATGCGAAATTTATGCATTGTTTACCTGTAAGAAGAAATGTTGTGGTAGAAGATGCTGTTTTGGACTGTGACCAGTCTTTAACGATTGAACAAGCCAACAATAGAACTTTTGCAGCACAGATTATACTAAAGAAAATAGTAGAGAACTTATGA
- the proB gene encoding glutamate 5-kinase — protein sequence MKKKRILLKIGSNTLTKETNHISRGKIEDIGRQIAHLKDDYEFIIVSSGAIAAAKQFVKLEHNGEEINVKQALAAIGQPHLMRIFQENFRELGLFTSQCLLSYSDFEKEESKINIKNTINVLVSNNFIPIINENDTVATDEIKFGDNDKLAALTASLLKVDLLLIATNTDGIYTKASIKNNTPETITSVKNLASLSNEVSIGKSSHGTGGMQSKIEAATIAQKVGIETWIVNGLQDSFILNALNNTNNFTKIIA from the coding sequence ATGAAGAAAAAGAGAATTTTACTTAAAATAGGTTCCAATACCTTAACCAAAGAAACTAATCATATTTCTAGGGGTAAGATTGAGGATATTGGTCGACAAATTGCCCATTTAAAGGATGATTACGAGTTTATTATCGTGAGTTCCGGGGCAATCGCTGCAGCAAAACAGTTCGTGAAGTTGGAACATAACGGTGAGGAAATCAATGTAAAACAAGCCTTGGCTGCAATTGGTCAACCACATCTAATGCGCATTTTTCAGGAAAACTTTAGGGAACTAGGATTATTTACCTCTCAGTGCTTATTGTCCTATTCCGACTTTGAAAAAGAAGAGTCAAAAATAAATATAAAGAACACGATCAATGTATTGGTGAGCAATAACTTCATTCCCATAATCAACGAAAATGACACGGTTGCCACTGATGAAATCAAATTTGGGGACAATGATAAATTGGCAGCACTTACTGCATCTTTACTCAAAGTTGATTTGTTATTAATTGCCACCAATACTGATGGGATTTACACCAAAGCCTCAATTAAAAATAACACTCCTGAAACCATAACCTCTGTGAAAAATTTGGCATCCCTGAGCAACGAGGTAAGCATAGGAAAATCGAGTCATGGTACCGGCGGAATGCAATCCAAAATCGAAGCCGCAACTATTGCCCAAAAGGTTGGAATAGAAACTTGGATTGTGAACGGACTCCAGGACAGTTTTATCCTGAATGCTTTAAATAATACCAATAATTTTACAAAAATAATCGCATGA
- a CDS encoding glutamate-5-semialdehyde dehydrogenase gives MSILLNIKDRNAVLLKMADLIVQHKTVLLEANSKDITGYSGDDLAMRDRLKVDQSKIDGMVLSLQQLANAEDPLGVERFAFTHENGINVSNKTAPFGTILIIYESRPDVTIEAAGIAFKSGNKILLKGGKESLNSNLALVDLWHKALASQNCSTDWVTYLQFDREKTQQFLENPTQKVDLIVPRGGERLIAFVKQHATCPVIISGRGNNFVYVDSEADLQMAIDIIVNAKTTKISACNALDKVLIASDIPRKPEFIQQLVLELKKRDVEILTDEAFSTLDGTSPIEDESSWYEEFLDYKIVLGQTVSLEDAIVKINKYGGGHSAAIITSNEDKANTFMQSVDAAAVYHNASTRFTDGGQFGLGGELAISTDKLHQRGPIGLQHLVTNKWYILGKGQTR, from the coding sequence GTGAGCATTCTATTGAACATAAAAGACCGAAACGCTGTTTTGCTTAAAATGGCCGATTTAATTGTACAGCACAAAACAGTACTCTTGGAAGCCAATAGCAAAGATATAACTGGATATTCTGGTGATGATTTAGCCATGCGGGACCGATTAAAAGTTGACCAATCCAAGATTGACGGAATGGTCTTATCTCTTCAGCAATTGGCAAATGCAGAAGACCCTTTGGGTGTTGAACGATTCGCTTTTACACATGAGAACGGTATAAATGTGAGCAATAAAACAGCACCATTTGGTACAATTCTGATCATATATGAATCCAGACCAGATGTGACCATTGAGGCCGCAGGAATCGCTTTTAAATCAGGCAACAAAATATTACTGAAAGGTGGAAAGGAATCATTGAACAGTAATCTGGCTTTGGTTGATCTATGGCATAAAGCCTTAGCATCCCAAAATTGCAGTACGGACTGGGTCACTTATTTGCAGTTTGATAGAGAAAAGACACAGCAGTTCTTGGAAAATCCAACCCAAAAAGTGGATTTGATTGTTCCCAGAGGAGGTGAAAGATTAATTGCTTTTGTTAAGCAACATGCAACATGTCCTGTGATTATCAGTGGAAGAGGCAATAATTTTGTCTATGTTGATTCTGAGGCTGATCTTCAGATGGCAATAGACATTATTGTGAATGCAAAAACCACTAAGATTTCGGCTTGTAACGCTTTGGACAAAGTACTGATTGCTTCAGATATTCCAAGAAAACCAGAATTCATCCAACAATTGGTTTTGGAGTTAAAAAAGCGTGATGTTGAGATACTAACTGATGAAGCATTTTCAACGCTTGATGGAACATCGCCTATTGAAGATGAAAGTTCTTGGTATGAAGAGTTTTTGGATTATAAAATAGTTCTTGGTCAGACTGTTTCTTTAGAAGATGCGATTGTAAAAATCAACAAATATGGTGGTGGGCATTCAGCAGCTATTATCACTTCCAACGAAGATAAAGCTAATACCTTTATGCAATCTGTTGATGCAGCCGCGGTTTATCACAACGCCTCAACACGGTTCACAGATGGCGGGCAGTTTGGACTTGGCGGAGAATTGGCTATCAGCACAGATAAACTACACCAAAGAGGGCCAATAGGGTTACAACATTTGGTAACTAATAAATGGTACATTTTAGGAAAAGGACAAACTAGATAG